In Zea mays cultivar B73 chromosome 7, Zm-B73-REFERENCE-NAM-5.0, whole genome shotgun sequence, the following proteins share a genomic window:
- the LOC100273725 gene encoding protein POLLENLESS 3-LIKE 2 isoform X1, with the protein MMQQEPWNAAAAMGLLRPTKSAPCSPIKPPPATMLRTHFHVAHKVPVGDTPYVRAKRVQLVDKDPEKAIALFWSAINAGDRVDSALKDMAIVMKQQNRAEEAIEAIKSLRSRCSDQAQESLDNILLDLYKVRARTSSTLISLHVRSIHASGSETVLNLNAQRCGRLDDQISLLKHKLQLINQGHAFNGKRTKTARSQGRKFQVTLEQEATRLLGNLGWALMQKENYTEAEGAYRRALLIGPDNNKMCNLGICLMKQARVLEAKDVLKQVRPAAVDGLRGADSHLKAYERAQEMLRDLETKLIGRPPADQLDTNWLFDALLLGSSSSIWQPQPCTDHLLPPPVPAPATAPRGHFADENAGVSKKLAVLQENMLNVDAQPFYSLRVPSLAAKSHNTLPQRQQQQKPAPVHDPLGNLKRTRSGNCMDKAGAVVFKEQSIDENSGRRKSLSAEDRWPELPDHSAFDEALVAVVLAPVLDDEPTATEVKLPASCDTSPAVKEKIGKRLRIFQDITQTVNSF; encoded by the exons ATGATGCAGCAGGAGCCCTGgaacgccgccgccgccatggGGCTCCTCCGCCCGACCAAGTCGGCGCCCTGCTCGCCCATCAAGCCGCCGCCGGCGACCATGCTGCGGACTCACTTCCACGTCGCGCACAAGGTGCCGGTCGGCGACACGCCCTACGTGCGAGCCAAGCGCGTCCAG CTGGTGGACAAGGATCCGGAGAAGGCGATCGCGCTGTTCTGGAGTGCGATCAACGCCGGAGACCGCGTTGACAGCGCGCTCAAGGACATGGCCATCGTGATGAAGCAGCAGAACCGCGCCGAGGAGGCCATCGAGGCCATCAAGTCGCTGCGCAGCCGATGCTCCGACCAGGCGCAGGAGTCCCTCGACAACATCCTCCTCGATCTCTACAAGGTTCGTGCTCGTACTTCGTCTACCTTAATTTCTCTGCACGTGCGCTCGATTCATGCCTCTGGCTCTGAGACGGTATTAAATTTAAATGCGCAGAGATGCGGGCGGCTGGACGACCAAATCTCGCTGCTCAAGCACAAGCTGCAGCTGATCAACCAGGGCCACGCCTTCAACGGCAAGCGGACCAAAACGGCTCGCTCTCAGGGCCGCAAGTTCCAGGTCACCCTGGAGCAAGAAGCCACCAGGCTCCTT GGTAACCTGGGGTGGGCGCTGATGCAGAAGGAGAACTACACGGAAGCGGAGGGAGCGTACCGTCGGGCGCTGCTCATCGGGCCGGACAACAACAAGATGTGCAATCTGGGCATCTGCCTTATGAAGCAGGCCCGCGTGCTCGAGGCCAAGGATGTGCTCAAGCAGGTACGCCCCGCGGCGGTTGATGGTCTGCGCGGCGCCGACTCTCACCTCAAGGCCTACGAGCGAGCGCAGGAGATGCTGCGGGACCTCGAGACCAAGCTCATCGGCCGCCCGCCCGCTGACCAGCTCGACACGAACTGGCTCTTCGATGCGCTGCTGCTGGGATCGTCCTCAAGCATCTGGCAGCCGCAGCCGTGCACCGATCACTTGCTGCCACCTCCTGTTCCGGCTCCAGCCACGGCGCCGCGCGGCCACTTCGCCGATGAAAACGCCGGTGTGAGCAAGAAGCTGGCGGTGCTCCAGGAGAACATGCTTAATGTGGACGCGCAGCCCTTCTACTCTTTGCGGGTGCCGTCGCTTGCAGCCAAGTCACATAACACGCTGCCTCAGCGGCAACAGCAGCAGAAGCCagctcctgtccatgatcccctgGGCAACCTGAAGAGAACACGGTCCGGCAATTGCATGGACAAGGCAGGAGCAGTGGTGTTCAAGGAGCAGAGCATCGACGAGAACAGCGGCAGGAGGAAGTCGCTGTCAGCTGAGGACAGGTGGCCAGAGCTACCCGACCACAGCGCGTTCGATGAGGCCCTCGTCGCCGTCGTCCTGGCTCCAGTGCTCGACGACGAACCAACAGCTACTGAAGTCAAGCTGCCGGCGAGCTGCGACACGAGCCCAGCGGTGAAGGAAAAGATCGGCAAGAGGCTGAGGATCTTCCAGGACATCACACAGACAGTGAACAGTTTCTGA
- the LOC100273725 gene encoding Protein POLLENLESS 3-LIKE 2, whose amino-acid sequence MMQQEPWNAAAAMGLLRPTKSAPCSPIKPPPATMLRTHFHVAHKVPVGDTPYVRAKRVQLVDKDPEKAIALFWSAINAGDRVDSALKDMAIVMKQQNRAEEAIEAIKSLRSRCSDQAQESLDNILLDLYKRCGRLDDQISLLKHKLQLINQGHAFNGKRTKTARSQGRKFQVTLEQEATRLLGNLGWALMQKENYTEAEGAYRRALLIGPDNNKMCNLGICLMKQARVLEAKDVLKQVRPAAVDGLRGADSHLKAYERAQEMLRDLETKLIGRPPADQLDTNWLFDALLLGSSSSIWQPQPCTDHLLPPPVPAPATAPRGHFADENAGVSKKLAVLQENMLNVDAQPFYSLRVPSLAAKSHNTLPQRQQQQKPAPVHDPLGNLKRTRSGNCMDKAGAVVFKEQSIDENSGRRKSLSAEDRWPELPDHSAFDEALVAVVLAPVLDDEPTATEVKLPASCDTSPAVKEKIGKRLRIFQDITQTVNSF is encoded by the exons ATGATGCAGCAGGAGCCCTGgaacgccgccgccgccatggGGCTCCTCCGCCCGACCAAGTCGGCGCCCTGCTCGCCCATCAAGCCGCCGCCGGCGACCATGCTGCGGACTCACTTCCACGTCGCGCACAAGGTGCCGGTCGGCGACACGCCCTACGTGCGAGCCAAGCGCGTCCAG CTGGTGGACAAGGATCCGGAGAAGGCGATCGCGCTGTTCTGGAGTGCGATCAACGCCGGAGACCGCGTTGACAGCGCGCTCAAGGACATGGCCATCGTGATGAAGCAGCAGAACCGCGCCGAGGAGGCCATCGAGGCCATCAAGTCGCTGCGCAGCCGATGCTCCGACCAGGCGCAGGAGTCCCTCGACAACATCCTCCTCGATCTCTACAAG AGATGCGGGCGGCTGGACGACCAAATCTCGCTGCTCAAGCACAAGCTGCAGCTGATCAACCAGGGCCACGCCTTCAACGGCAAGCGGACCAAAACGGCTCGCTCTCAGGGCCGCAAGTTCCAGGTCACCCTGGAGCAAGAAGCCACCAGGCTCCTT GGTAACCTGGGGTGGGCGCTGATGCAGAAGGAGAACTACACGGAAGCGGAGGGAGCGTACCGTCGGGCGCTGCTCATCGGGCCGGACAACAACAAGATGTGCAATCTGGGCATCTGCCTTATGAAGCAGGCCCGCGTGCTCGAGGCCAAGGATGTGCTCAAGCAGGTACGCCCCGCGGCGGTTGATGGTCTGCGCGGCGCCGACTCTCACCTCAAGGCCTACGAGCGAGCGCAGGAGATGCTGCGGGACCTCGAGACCAAGCTCATCGGCCGCCCGCCCGCTGACCAGCTCGACACGAACTGGCTCTTCGATGCGCTGCTGCTGGGATCGTCCTCAAGCATCTGGCAGCCGCAGCCGTGCACCGATCACTTGCTGCCACCTCCTGTTCCGGCTCCAGCCACGGCGCCGCGCGGCCACTTCGCCGATGAAAACGCCGGTGTGAGCAAGAAGCTGGCGGTGCTCCAGGAGAACATGCTTAATGTGGACGCGCAGCCCTTCTACTCTTTGCGGGTGCCGTCGCTTGCAGCCAAGTCACATAACACGCTGCCTCAGCGGCAACAGCAGCAGAAGCCagctcctgtccatgatcccctgGGCAACCTGAAGAGAACACGGTCCGGCAATTGCATGGACAAGGCAGGAGCAGTGGTGTTCAAGGAGCAGAGCATCGACGAGAACAGCGGCAGGAGGAAGTCGCTGTCAGCTGAGGACAGGTGGCCAGAGCTACCCGACCACAGCGCGTTCGATGAGGCCCTCGTCGCCGTCGTCCTGGCTCCAGTGCTCGACGACGAACCAACAGCTACTGAAGTCAAGCTGCCGGCGAGCTGCGACACGAGCCCAGCGGTGAAGGAAAAGATCGGCAAGAGGCTGAGGATCTTCCAGGACATCACACAGACAGTGAACAGTTTCTGA